One part of the Pseudomonadota bacterium genome encodes these proteins:
- the alaS gene encoding alanine--tRNA ligase, whose amino-acid sequence MKAQEIREAFLAYFEKNGHTRVKSSSLVPQNDPTIFFTNAGMVQFKETFVGDEKRPYTRACSSQKCMRVSGKHNDLENVGHTPRHHTFFEMLGNFSFGDYFKQEAIAYAWEFLTEKLGLDPERMYATVFKDDDEAERLWEAHLPKGRIFRLGEKDNFWAMGDTGPCGPCSEIIWDFGEGPVKAEDLDSDRFMEIWNLVFMQFNRSEGGELVKLEAPSIDTGMGLERLAAVVEGVKSNWETDLFRPLIAEAARATAVKAGSKKDVDVALRVIADHLRCSAFLIGDGVIPSNEGRGYVLRRILRRAIRYGKRIGRDEPFLSGMVGVVVEEMGAAYPDLATHEHFITKVIGAEEERFFATLDKGLDLLMAAAKTAKDRTISGETAFRLYDTFGFPLDVTGLIAAEQGLSVDTQGFEKLMEEQRMRARASWRGSGEESVGPAYKEMVSQGIRCGFEGYGKDTTESQVIAILRGGARVEAAKEGDEIEFVAASTPFYGESGGQVGDTGVAVAEGIEIQVEDTKRPLPDLIVHRGKVMRGELSVGARLTLAIDAERRDRIRANHTSTHLLHRSLREVLGEHVKQAGSLVGPDRFRFDFSHFQAMTAEEQREVERRVNAAIRKNYPVLTYELTYDEAVSRGALAFFGEKYGERVRMIDVSGFSQELCGGTHVHATGDIGMFRILSESSVAAGIRRIEGITGAGVEEYIDDLVAQRLSLAKALRTQPGELLDRAEKMAKEISALEKELKIARAGGAKGGIDALLGQARDVGGMKLLAAQVDAPDRDTLSRWAEKCRDRLGKSVVVLASVSDGKVSMIAAVSKDLTPGVHAGKIVGKVSEMVGGKGGGRPDFAQGGGADAANLDKALAAVEGLLK is encoded by the coding sequence ATGAAGGCTCAAGAGATCCGCGAGGCGTTTCTCGCGTACTTCGAAAAGAACGGGCACACCAGGGTGAAGAGCTCGTCCCTCGTCCCCCAGAACGACCCCACGATCTTCTTCACCAACGCGGGCATGGTCCAGTTCAAGGAGACCTTCGTGGGCGATGAGAAGAGGCCCTACACCCGCGCCTGCTCCTCGCAGAAGTGCATGCGCGTCTCCGGCAAGCACAACGACCTGGAGAACGTGGGCCACACGCCGCGGCACCACACGTTCTTCGAGATGCTGGGCAACTTCAGCTTCGGCGACTACTTCAAGCAGGAGGCGATCGCCTACGCGTGGGAGTTTTTGACCGAGAAGCTCGGCCTCGACCCTGAGCGCATGTACGCCACGGTCTTCAAGGATGACGACGAGGCGGAGAGGCTCTGGGAGGCGCACCTGCCCAAGGGGCGCATCTTCCGCCTGGGCGAGAAGGACAACTTCTGGGCGATGGGAGACACCGGCCCCTGCGGCCCGTGCTCCGAGATCATCTGGGACTTCGGCGAGGGCCCGGTGAAGGCGGAGGACCTCGACTCCGACCGCTTCATGGAGATCTGGAACCTGGTCTTCATGCAGTTCAACCGCAGCGAGGGCGGCGAGCTCGTGAAGCTCGAGGCCCCGTCGATCGACACCGGCATGGGGCTGGAGCGCCTGGCAGCGGTGGTCGAGGGGGTGAAGTCCAACTGGGAGACCGACCTCTTCAGGCCGCTCATCGCCGAGGCGGCGAGGGCGACCGCCGTCAAGGCCGGCTCGAAAAAGGACGTCGATGTCGCGCTGCGCGTCATCGCCGACCACCTCCGCTGCTCGGCGTTCCTCATAGGCGACGGGGTGATCCCCTCGAACGAGGGCCGCGGATATGTCCTGCGCCGCATCCTCCGCCGCGCGATCCGCTACGGGAAGCGCATAGGGAGGGACGAGCCGTTCCTCTCCGGGATGGTGGGGGTCGTGGTGGAGGAGATGGGCGCGGCGTATCCGGACCTGGCCACGCACGAGCACTTCATCACCAAGGTCATCGGCGCGGAGGAGGAGCGCTTCTTCGCGACCCTGGACAAGGGGCTCGATCTGCTCATGGCCGCGGCAAAGACGGCGAAGGACAGGACCATATCGGGCGAGACCGCGTTTCGGCTCTACGACACCTTCGGCTTCCCGCTGGACGTCACCGGGCTCATCGCGGCGGAGCAGGGGCTCTCGGTGGACACGCAGGGATTCGAGAAGCTGATGGAGGAGCAGCGAATGAGGGCGCGCGCGAGCTGGCGCGGCTCCGGCGAGGAGTCGGTCGGCCCGGCATACAAGGAGATGGTCTCGCAGGGGATCAGGTGCGGCTTCGAGGGCTACGGCAAGGACACGACCGAGTCACAGGTCATCGCCATCCTCCGCGGCGGCGCGCGCGTGGAGGCGGCGAAAGAGGGCGACGAGATAGAGTTCGTCGCCGCCTCTACCCCGTTCTACGGCGAGTCGGGAGGCCAGGTCGGCGACACCGGCGTCGCGGTGGCCGAGGGCATCGAGATCCAGGTCGAGGACACGAAGAGGCCCCTGCCCGACCTCATCGTCCACCGCGGCAAGGTGATGCGAGGCGAGCTCTCCGTGGGCGCGCGGCTCACCCTCGCCATCGACGCCGAGCGCCGCGACAGGATACGCGCCAACCACACCTCCACGCACCTGCTCCACCGCTCGCTGCGCGAGGTGCTCGGCGAGCACGTGAAGCAGGCCGGTTCTCTCGTGGGCCCCGACCGCTTCCGCTTCGACTTCTCCCATTTCCAGGCCATGACCGCGGAGGAGCAGAGGGAGGTCGAGCGCAGGGTCAACGCGGCCATACGCAAGAACTACCCGGTGCTGACGTACGAGCTAACCTACGACGAGGCGGTCTCGCGCGGCGCGCTGGCATTCTTCGGCGAGAAGTACGGGGAGCGCGTGCGAATGATAGACGTCTCGGGGTTCTCGCAGGAGCTCTGCGGCGGCACGCACGTGCACGCCACGGGCGACATCGGCATGTTCAGGATCCTCTCCGAGTCGTCGGTAGCGGCCGGCATCCGCAGGATCGAGGGGATCACCGGCGCTGGCGTGGAGGAGTACATCGACGACCTCGTCGCGCAGAGGCTCTCCCTCGCAAAGGCGCTCAGGACGCAGCCTGGCGAGCTTCTCGATCGCGCGGAGAAGATGGCGAAGGAGATCTCCGCCCTCGAGAAGGAGTTGAAGATCGCGCGGGCCGGCGGCGCGAAGGGCGGGATCGACGCCCTGCTGGGACAGGCGAGGGATGTGGGCGGCATGAAGCTTCTGGCCGCGCAGGTGGATGCGCCGGACCGCGACACCCTCTCCCGGTGGGCGGAGAAGTGCCGCGACAGGCTCGGGAAATCGGTGGTCGTGCTGGCCTCGGTCTCAGACGGCAAGGTCTCGATGATCGCCGCGGTGTCGAAGGACCTGACCCCGGGGGTACACGCCGGCAAGATCGTCGGAAAGGTCTCGGAGATGGTGGGAGGAAAGGGCGGAGGCAGGCCCGATTTCGCGCAGGGCGGCGGCGCCGACGCGGCGAACCTGGACAAGGCCCTCGCTGCGGTCGAGGGTCTCTTGAAATAG
- the efp gene encoding elongation factor P: protein MVQANRMRAGNVIIYNGDLCRVLSVTHLTPGNLRAMVQAKMRRIKDSVQLENRFRATEEVEMAYLEEHEMEYLYDDGGRYHLMNTSTYEQIEMDHEMFGDAIQYILPNTKVKITFYEGTPIGVDLPTTVDLKVMDAEPSVKRQTASASYKKCTVETGLTVMVPPFVEAGDRIRIKTEDGEYVERV, encoded by the coding sequence ATGGTCCAGGCGAACAGGATGAGGGCGGGGAACGTGATAATCTACAACGGCGACCTGTGCAGGGTGCTCTCTGTCACGCACCTCACGCCCGGCAACCTCAGGGCCATGGTCCAGGCGAAGATGCGCAGGATCAAGGACAGCGTGCAGCTCGAGAACCGCTTCCGCGCGACCGAGGAGGTGGAGATGGCCTACCTCGAGGAGCACGAGATGGAGTACCTCTACGACGACGGCGGCCGCTACCACCTCATGAACACCTCAACTTACGAGCAGATCGAGATGGACCACGAGATGTTCGGGGACGCGATCCAGTATATCCTGCCGAACACGAAGGTGAAGATCACGTTCTACGAGGGCACCCCGATCGGCGTGGACCTGCCCACGACGGTGGACCTCAAGGTCATGGATGCGGAGCCCTCGGTGAAGAGGCAGACCGCGTCCGCCTCGTACAAGAAGTGCACGGTGGAGACCGGGCTCACGGTCATGGTGCCCCCGTTCGTGGAGGCCGGCGACAGGATAAGGATCAAGACGGAGGACGGCGAGTACGTGGAGAGGGTCTAG
- a CDS encoding class II fumarate hydratase: MSETRTERDALGEVNIPSDALWGSSTQRALENFPVSGRRMPRQIIWALGLIKAKAALVNGRLGLVDEAHARQIADAANEVAEGAHDAQFPLDVFQTGSGTSTNMNANEVIANLANIALGGAAGEYRPVHPNDHVNRCQSSNDVIPSAIHLAAAGEIDRELVPALEELRASLASKARAFDGIVKTGRTHLMDAMPVRLGQEFGGYARQIEKAIERLRRLMPALCELALGGTAVGTGFGAHPDFAPEVCALLSEDLGLDFRPAKDRFEALSSRSTCAEAAGSLAATATSMTRIADDLRLMASGPRLGIGEITLPPVQPGSSIMPGKVNPVIPEMVTQVGAQVIANGTAVSIAAQAGHLELSTMLPLIAANLTESISILAGAARAFARRCVAGIEACDEICSRDIEQSLALATALAPKLGYSAAAEIAKEASLSDRTIREVALEQGVADEAELDEMLDAMRLTTNE, encoded by the coding sequence ATGAGCGAAACGAGGACAGAGAGGGACGCGCTGGGCGAGGTGAATATCCCCTCCGACGCCCTGTGGGGCTCATCGACACAGCGGGCGCTCGAGAACTTCCCCGTCAGCGGCAGGCGGATGCCCCGCCAGATCATCTGGGCGCTCGGGCTGATCAAAGCGAAGGCCGCCCTTGTGAACGGGCGGCTCGGGCTCGTGGACGAAGCGCACGCGAGGCAGATCGCGGACGCGGCGAACGAGGTGGCGGAGGGAGCACACGACGCCCAGTTCCCGCTCGACGTTTTCCAGACCGGCTCGGGCACCTCCACGAACATGAACGCCAACGAGGTGATCGCCAACCTCGCGAACATCGCGCTGGGCGGCGCGGCCGGCGAGTACAGGCCGGTCCACCCCAACGACCACGTCAACCGCTGCCAGTCCTCCAACGACGTGATCCCCTCCGCGATACACCTCGCCGCAGCCGGCGAGATCGACAGGGAGCTCGTTCCCGCGCTCGAGGAGCTGAGGGCCTCGCTCGCCTCGAAGGCCAGGGCCTTCGACGGGATCGTCAAGACCGGCCGCACACATCTCATGGACGCGATGCCGGTCAGGCTCGGCCAGGAGTTCGGGGGATACGCCCGCCAGATCGAGAAGGCCATAGAGAGGCTGCGCAGGCTCATGCCCGCGCTGTGCGAGCTGGCGCTCGGGGGGACCGCCGTGGGCACCGGCTTCGGGGCTCACCCGGACTTCGCCCCCGAGGTGTGCGCGCTCCTGTCCGAAGATCTCGGGCTCGACTTCAGGCCGGCCAAGGACCGCTTCGAGGCGCTCTCTTCCCGCTCCACCTGCGCCGAGGCGGCGGGTTCGCTCGCTGCCACCGCAACGAGCATGACGAGGATAGCGGACGACCTTCGGCTCATGGCCTCGGGGCCGAGGCTCGGGATCGGCGAGATAACCCTCCCCCCGGTCCAGCCCGGCTCGTCCATCATGCCCGGCAAGGTGAACCCGGTGATCCCGGAGATGGTGACGCAGGTCGGGGCGCAGGTGATCGCAAACGGCACCGCGGTCTCCATAGCCGCGCAGGCCGGGCACCTCGAGCTGTCCACGATGCTCCCGCTGATCGCCGCGAACCTGACGGAATCGATCTCGATCCTCGCCGGCGCCGCCCGCGCATTCGCGAGGCGATGCGTGGCAGGCATAGAGGCCTGCGACGAGATATGCTCGCGCGACATCGAGCAGAGCCTGGCGCTGGCCACGGCGCTTGCGCCCAAGCTCGGCTACTCCGCTGCCGCGGAGATCGCGAAGGAGGCCTCGCTCTCGGACCGCACGATCCGCGAGGTGGCCCTGGAGCAGGGCGTGGCCGACGAGGCCGAGCTGGACGAGATGCTGGATGCGATGAGGCTTACGACCAACGAATAG
- a CDS encoding tetratricopeptide repeat protein, translating into MENIKELIAAGKQCFEGRQYRKAEEYLRRAIEMNPNFADVLNMLGVIAHSEGRFASSIDCFQRALEINPGYTEAMLNLAVLYNDLGQYDDARRLYEKLKGRTARGTSKIEPVLRGKLSNLHADIGDIYRSIGLFDMASDEYRKALTLNPTYFDIRTKLGQSLREGGRPKEAVSELKAVLKANGRYAPALVQLGVTHYAMGNIPDAKRSWKKAMDGSKNPYAEMYLRLCAATERSSGKVKVKAKVKDKVEVKGRRSRKR; encoded by the coding sequence ATGGAAAACATCAAGGAGCTGATTGCTGCGGGAAAGCAGTGCTTCGAGGGGAGGCAGTACCGCAAGGCGGAGGAGTATCTGCGCCGGGCGATCGAGATGAACCCCAACTTCGCCGACGTCCTCAACATGCTGGGCGTGATCGCCCACTCGGAGGGCAGGTTCGCCTCGTCGATCGACTGCTTCCAGAGGGCGCTGGAGATCAACCCCGGCTACACCGAGGCGATGCTCAACCTCGCGGTGCTCTACAACGACCTGGGGCAGTACGACGACGCGCGCAGGCTCTACGAGAAGCTCAAGGGGCGCACGGCCAGGGGCACTTCCAAGATAGAGCCGGTCCTCAGGGGCAAGCTCTCCAACCTGCACGCGGACATCGGAGACATCTACCGCTCCATCGGCCTCTTCGACATGGCCTCCGACGAGTACCGCAAGGCGCTCACGCTCAATCCCACCTACTTCGACATCCGCACCAAGCTCGGGCAGTCCTTGCGCGAGGGGGGCAGGCCCAAGGAGGCGGTCTCGGAGCTCAAAGCGGTGCTCAAGGCAAACGGCAGATACGCTCCCGCGCTCGTCCAGCTCGGAGTCACCCACTACGCGATGGGAAACATTCCGGACGCGAAGCGGTCGTGGAAGAAGGCGATGGACGGATCGAAGAACCCCTATGCCGAGATGTATCTCAGGCTCTGCGCCGCTACGGAGCGAAGTTCGGGAAAGGTTAAGGTCAAGGCTAAGGTTAAGGATAAGGTTGAGGTCAAGGGCAGGCGATCAAGAAAGAGATAG
- the bamD gene encoding outer membrane protein assembly factor BamD: protein MKSRFITAIFALCAISALACGCGKEKVMVGEGEPGAAISKCLSLSSRGKHEDAIQCLEMFKARYPNTREAQEAELLIGDSYFARKDYLLAAESYAAFIKLYPLHPKADYAHYRIGVCYYKEAPKAIDRDQKYLEDAIIHLKAAARGYPGSDYREAAIATLKAARNRLARRQFYVGRFYYRTGEYKACLGRFDEVAEIYPESGLADRALYHMVEANLGLGNIAAARDSYGKLVSRYPDSSYTKRAERKMLSAVSKKS from the coding sequence ATGAAATCGCGATTTATCACGGCCATTTTCGCGCTCTGCGCCATATCGGCGCTCGCCTGCGGGTGCGGAAAGGAAAAGGTGATGGTGGGCGAGGGCGAGCCGGGCGCCGCGATATCCAAGTGCCTTTCCCTCTCCTCCAGGGGAAAGCACGAGGACGCGATTCAGTGCCTCGAGATGTTCAAGGCCCGCTACCCCAACACCCGCGAGGCCCAGGAGGCGGAGCTCCTCATAGGCGACTCATACTTCGCACGCAAGGATTACCTGCTGGCGGCCGAGTCATACGCCGCATTCATCAAGCTCTACCCGCTGCACCCGAAAGCCGACTACGCGCACTACCGCATCGGCGTCTGCTACTACAAGGAAGCGCCCAAGGCGATCGACCGCGACCAGAAATACCTGGAGGACGCGATCATACATCTCAAGGCCGCGGCCAGGGGGTACCCGGGCAGCGACTACCGCGAGGCGGCCATCGCGACGCTCAAGGCGGCGCGCAACCGCCTGGCCAGGCGCCAGTTCTACGTCGGCCGTTTCTATTACAGGACCGGCGAGTACAAGGCGTGCCTCGGCCGCTTCGACGAGGTGGCCGAGATCTATCCCGAGTCCGGCCTGGCCGACCGCGCCCTCTACCACATGGTCGAGGCCAACCTCGGGCTCGGCAACATCGCGGCCGCGAGGGACTCTTACGGCAAGCTCGTCTCGCGCTACCCGGACAGCTCCTACACAAAGCGCGCGGAGCGCAAGATGCTCAGCGCCGTGAGCAAAAAATCCTGA
- a CDS encoding DUF1844 domain-containing protein, producing MDFSTFTLSLATSAQFHMGLVPHPSTGKPEKNLPLAKETIDLIAMLQEKTRGNLSEQESRLMEHVLYDLRMMYVEVKKQG from the coding sequence ATGGATTTCTCCACGTTCACGCTAAGCCTTGCCACCTCCGCGCAGTTTCACATGGGGCTGGTGCCGCATCCCTCCACGGGCAAGCCGGAGAAGAACCTCCCGCTCGCCAAGGAGACGATCGACCTAATCGCGATGCTGCAGGAGAAGACGAGGGGCAACCTGAGCGAGCAGGAGTCGAGACTCATGGAGCACGTGCTCTACGACCTGCGGATGATGTACGTCGAGGTGAAAAAGCAAGGATGA
- a CDS encoding DegQ family serine endoprotease produces MKKMTLVMMAALALLVSAVAGDACALAISRAEVEAGALVPASWFKAEPMSFADLAERVEPAVVNISTSKKMRGGGMAIPRFGPRDPFDDFFERFFDQGMVPREQVQHSLGSGFIIDRDGTILTNNHVVSQADQIEVVLSDGRKFKAEVVGRDEKTDIAVIRIKADGDLPVVALGNSKTLRPGDWVMAIGNPFGLEHTVTVGVVSAKGRVIGGGPYARFIQTDASINPGNSGGPLFNLKGEVIGINTMIYAAGQGIGFAIPIDMATSMLPELISKGSFSHGWLGVAIQTITPELARSFNLKDEKGALITEVFGGSPAAEAGLRRGDVIVKFDGEKVDDPMDLSVAVGQTKPGAEAKVKFLRSGEEKELTVKIGTQDKATAERGKVEPSPWSRGKADMLGLVVREITPEEARGLDVPENFRGVVVSRVEPGSSVESADVRSGDVILEINGDRIQTMEDYAKATEKLKEGQMVRLFIKRGRSSIYLAFKL; encoded by the coding sequence ATGAAGAAGATGACACTGGTGATGATGGCCGCCCTGGCGCTCCTCGTTTCGGCGGTCGCCGGCGATGCGTGCGCATTGGCGATCTCCCGGGCCGAGGTCGAGGCCGGGGCCCTCGTGCCCGCCTCCTGGTTCAAGGCCGAGCCGATGTCGTTCGCCGACCTGGCGGAGAGGGTGGAGCCGGCTGTGGTCAACATCTCCACCAGCAAGAAGATGAGGGGCGGCGGCATGGCCATCCCGCGCTTCGGCCCCCGCGATCCGTTCGATGACTTCTTCGAGCGCTTCTTCGACCAGGGCATGGTCCCGCGCGAGCAGGTCCAGCACAGCCTCGGCTCCGGCTTCATCATCGACAGGGACGGCACCATCCTCACGAACAACCACGTCGTGAGCCAGGCCGATCAGATAGAGGTCGTGCTCTCCGACGGACGCAAGTTCAAGGCCGAGGTCGTGGGTCGCGACGAGAAGACCGACATAGCGGTCATAAGGATCAAGGCGGACGGCGACCTGCCGGTGGTTGCGCTCGGCAACTCCAAGACCCTGAGGCCTGGCGACTGGGTCATGGCCATAGGCAACCCCTTCGGGCTCGAGCACACTGTGACCGTGGGCGTCGTCAGCGCCAAGGGCAGGGTGATCGGCGGGGGCCCCTATGCCCGCTTCATCCAGACCGACGCCTCCATCAACCCGGGCAACTCCGGCGGGCCGCTCTTCAACCTCAAGGGCGAGGTGATAGGCATCAACACGATGATATATGCTGCAGGACAGGGCATCGGCTTCGCGATACCGATAGATATGGCGACCTCCATGCTGCCCGAGCTCATCTCCAAGGGGAGCTTCTCGCACGGCTGGCTGGGCGTTGCCATCCAGACGATCACGCCGGAGCTGGCCAGGTCTTTCAACCTCAAGGACGAGAAAGGGGCGTTGATCACCGAGGTTTTCGGGGGCTCCCCCGCCGCGGAGGCGGGGCTCAGGCGCGGGGACGTCATAGTGAAATTCGACGGCGAGAAGGTCGACGACCCCATGGACCTCTCCGTCGCGGTCGGCCAGACCAAGCCCGGCGCAGAGGCAAAGGTCAAGTTCCTCAGGTCCGGTGAGGAGAAGGAGCTGACCGTGAAGATCGGCACTCAGGACAAGGCGACCGCCGAGAGGGGGAAGGTCGAGCCCTCGCCATGGAGCCGCGGCAAGGCGGACATGCTGGGGCTCGTGGTCAGGGAGATAACGCCCGAGGAGGCGCGCGGGCTCGATGTGCCCGAGAACTTCAGGGGCGTGGTCGTGTCGCGCGTGGAGCCGGGGAGCTCGGTCGAGAGCGCGGACGTGAGGAGCGGCGACGTGATCCTCGAGATAAACGGCGACAGGATTCAGACCATGGAGGATTACGCAAAAGCGACCGAGAAGCTCAAGGAGGGCCAGATGGTACGCCTCTTCATCAAGCGCGGCCGCTCCAGCATCTACCTGGCGTTCAAGCTGTGA